From a single Dendropsophus ebraccatus isolate aDenEbr1 chromosome 8, aDenEbr1.pat, whole genome shotgun sequence genomic region:
- the LOC138798674 gene encoding uncharacterized protein yields MEAFDNLLSILTPHLQRQDTYMRKSIPPVGRLLITLRFLATGESYVSLHLQFRVGTSTISGIVRCTCAVIWEHLQPIVMPSPTREIWLQSAAGFQSVANFPNCIGAVDGKHIRVKQPPRSGSQYFNYKKFFSVVLIAVVDSTYRFLAIDVGSYGSTGDSRALLRSEFGRRILLDHVTLPPPTPLPGTTHPAPFVMVGDQAFPLLNNLLRPYPRRGLDERGRLFNRRLSRARNFVECAFGIMTSQWRVFTTALQLKLATVDMVIKAACVLHNYLRDYAPTPEVNVETLPAFSAPINYGQGRQLNRGIVVRNLFADYFMTPEGAVPVPLSQPPL; encoded by the exons atggaggcctttgataatttactttccattttgaccccacatctccagagacaggacacctacatgcggaaatccatccctcctgtgggacgtctgctcataacgttaag attcttggcgacaggggagagttatgtatcgttgcacctccaattcagggttggtacgtccaccatctctggaattgtgaggtgcacgtgcgccgtgatctgggagcatttgcagcccatcgtgatgcccagtccgacccgggagatttggttgcagtcagcagcaggctttcagtctgtggccaatttccccaactgtataggggcggttgatggtaagcacatacgtgtgaagcaaccaccgcgatcaggatcacagtatttcaattataagaaatttttttctgtggtcctgatcgcggttgttgattccacgtatcgtttccttgccatcgacgtcggctcctatggcagtactggggactcccgggcgctactgagatcagagtttgggcggcgcatactcttagatcacgtgactctacctcctcccactcctcttccgggtaccacgcatcccgctccattcgtcatggtaggggatcaagccttccctttactcaacaacctgctgcgcccttacccacggagagggctggatgaacgggggagactatttaaccggaggctgagccgggcacgtaacttcgtggagtgcgccttcgggatcatgactagtcagtggagagtgtttaccactgccctgcagttgaaattggccacagttgacatggtcattaaagctgcctgtgttctccacaactaccttcgggactatgctcccaccccggaggtgaacgtggagacactgccagcttttagtgcccctatcaactatggccaagggagacaactcaaccgcgggatagtggtcaggaacctctttgctgactacttcatgactcctgaaggcgccgtgcccgtgcccctttcacagcctcccttatga